A section of the Pochonia chlamydosporia 170 chromosome 2, whole genome shotgun sequence genome encodes:
- a CDS encoding tetratricopeptide repeat protein (similar to Metarhizium robertsii ARSEF 23 XP_007822060.1) → MAARRIAPPCAPISRLSFPRSHPSSHIQPRHHKTTLTIQRPPQRSFASPRKAPSNTEIFSLSEIPASSFEAVISRNGNSFQALKPEEYYAVAQRFSEAIHRGSSPWTASLTGKDAIPAETLHQVACIMRQITGPRSADAFATALWSTASEMGYRPSTLSLARQLIRSGAYSRIPQLRRVEARFKGLVSTGKDADALTAEGELLFEQGRFEAAATALNKALKMGEFEWRPYCELCLGRAYIRLGKVDEARGLFQKLAEEGAVEADMELGEMLRESDGDGARQRMFTAACNGRRDMFTRLSEMELERDGEKSVEERRLWALEWSKLADGRVEY, encoded by the exons ATGGCTGCAAGGCGAATTGCACCGCCATGCGCGCCCATCAGCAGATTAAGCTTCCCAAGATCTCACCCATCCTCTCATATACAACCGCGACATCACAAAACCACACTCACAATACAAAGGCCCCCTCAAAGGTCATTCGCCTCTCCGCGCAAAGCCCCCTCCAACACCGAAATCTTCTCACTATCAGAAATCCCAGCTAGCTCCTTCGAAGCCGTCATCTCCCGCAACGGCAACTCATTCCAGGCCCTCAAACCAGAAGAATACTACGCCGTAGCCCAAAGGTTCTCAGAAGCAATTCACCGCGGGTCCTCCCCGTGGACAGCCTCACTCACAGGCA AAGATGCGATTCCAGCAGAAACACTACACCAAGTAGCATGTATCATGCGCCAAATCACAGGTCCCCGAAGCGCAGACGCCTTCGCCACGGCCCTGTGGTCAACAGCCTCGGAGATGGGCTACCGGCCGTCCACGCTCTCTCTCGCAAGGCAGCTCATCCGATCAGGGGCGTATAGTCGTATCCCACAGCTGCGGAGGGTGGAAGCCCGTTTTaagggtctggtgtctaCGGGGAAGGATGCGGATGCGCTGACTGCAGAAGGAGAATTGCTGTTTGAGCAGGGGCGGTTCGAAGCCGCGGCCACGGCATTGAacaaggcgttgaagatGGGCGAGTTTGAATGGCGGCCGTATTGCGAATTGTGTCTAGGGAGGGCGTACATACGATTGGGAAAAGTTGATGAAGCGAGGGGTTTGTTTCAAAAGTTGGCGGAGGAAGGGGCTGTTGAGGCGGATATGGAGCTGGGTGAGATGCTGAGGGAGAGTGATGGGGATGGAGCGCGGCAGAGGATGTTTACTGCTGCTTGTAATGGGAGGAGGGATATGTTTACGCGTCTTTCGGAAATGGAGTTGGAGAGGGATGGCGAGAAGAGCGTTGAGGAGAGAAGATTGTGGGCTTTGGAGTGGTCGAAACTTGCAGATGGGAGGGTTGAATATTGA